DNA from Globicephala melas chromosome 5, mGloMel1.2, whole genome shotgun sequence:
AATAATGAGGGAGAAGACcaacaaaaaatttaataaattgtgtTGAAGTTCTTGTGAAACTGGGCAGAGGTCTAGGGAGGTAAACTTGGAGAGAGATGATACATCAAGTGGTAAACCACAGTGTCCCAGTTAGACAGGGAAGGACATGAGGCCAGCATGGATCATTGGAGGAGTCAGTGGCATGTAGTCCAAGTCTAAATGTGGGGTGTAGGGAAGAGAGAGCTGGCGTGATAGAAACTTTAGTCAGAGAGAGGTATTTTTAGGTTAAATGTTGGAGTTGAAGACAAGGTTCAAAGTGGGGCTGTGGGAGAGATTTACTCAAGTGTATTGAAGCCATTGGAATTGAGGATGTAAGACAGACTTACTGAAGTACACTGAAGCTCCTAGAATGGAGACATATTAAAGCTCTTTGAAGCtaggattttaaaaagaatttttactcCAGAggtaaaaaagtaataaagaggCAGAGAATCACATAGTTATGCACTAATTAGATTAAGCATATTGATATGATAATATTCCTTTGAAGTTGTAGATGGcaaattttttactttcttttttaaaaaattacgtTATGATTTTATTAGTattaaaacataacaaaataaaaacaaaggtatCACATACAGTgctatattaacatttaaatacaacatataaaaaatcacaaaataagaaatgcaaaaataaaaaccaggtaagatttatttatatgacattgtaaagtaactatactccaattgaaaaaaaaaaagatttatttaatgtGGTAGGTGTGCTTGCCTGTTCATAAGTTCATTCCAGTCTGGAACACAGGAGGATAATGCTACTCGTACATCTGCTGCACCATTTAATCCattcctttcctttgcttttaactGGGTTAAGACTGAAAACCCTAGTTCACACAAACTAGTTGTTGTGAATGCTAGTAATAGCAGGACACTCTTTCGACTTATAAAAGGAAAGTCTTCCTTTATCTTAATCCAAAATGCTGATAAACTTAATGTTTCATAATCATTCTTCAATGTATGTGAAGAACTGAGCTGCAgtaattcattttcttcttcaggcACCAAGTTTAACTCAACTATTGATTCTGGGTTTCGAAAAGCAAATGGATCTTTTACCCAACAATTTTGTCTTAATGTTTCAAATTTCTCTTCTGGGGATAAATGGTTAAAGGTTTGACAGAGAGAAGTGAGATGCAACAATATctctagttttatttcttcccaaatGTTTTCATTGATAACATTCTCTTCAATGTGCTGCAAAAACCTTGGAAACGTGTAGTAGCTAGGACAGTTGCTTTTAAGACTCGCTTGCCACAATAATGTCTTTTGGAATCCTTGGGTACGTCCGGCCTGTTGGAATATGTCACTGTTTTCCCCCTGTAGTTTTAAACTTAGTTCATTAAGGATGccaaaaatatcagttaaatatGCCAGTTTCGTTACCCAAATATCATCCTCAAAACCAAATGAGATTTCTTTTCAATGAGAAAAACGTGGATCTCATTCCTGAGTTCATAAACCCTGCTTAGTATTTTCCCTTGAGACAACCAACGAACTTTGGTATGATACAGTGAGTGGGTATAATTAGCTCCAATTTCCGaacaaaatgtttcaaaaagTCGGCTATTTAGTGAGCTTCCTTTAATAAAGTTAAGAACTTTCACTACCTTTTTCAATACTTCCGTGAGCTTCTGTGGAATCTCTCTGGATTCTAACGCTTCGCGATGTATAAAACAATGATTCCATGCAGCACTAGTAACTTCTAGCAATTTTTAAATTGCTCTGTTTTCCAGTTATGTTTGCTGTTCCGTCACTTGTAATTCCTTTGCAGATTTTCCAGTTTAATTTATACTGACCAACAATGcacttttctaattctgtgaaaacatCTAATCCACTTAGGTGTGAGGTTAAgtttaaacaacacaaaaaatccTCCATAAAATCGCCTTGCCATGCATATCTGACATAGACTAAAAGTGCTGTGCGGCTTCCAGTATCCGTGCTTTCATCAAGCTGGATTGCAAAATCTGTTCCCGACTGTAACCGAGTAATAAGCATTGCCTCTAAATGTTCGGCAATTGTACAAATTCGAAGAGATATTGTGTTATCACTAGGAATAGTTTTTAATTTATCAGCAGATTTATCATCAAAAATTGTATGCACCATGTCCAAACATGCTGGAAGAATAATT
Protein-coding regions in this window:
- the LOC132597291 gene encoding LOW QUALITY PROTEIN: protein FAM200B-like (The sequence of the model RefSeq protein was modified relative to this genomic sequence to represent the inferred CDS: inserted 3 bases in 2 codons; substituted 1 base at 1 genomic stop codon), with translation MDHFFFKRKRNNEAKYAEACSSSTAGSESMNSDNIENNIDSNLQTSTSFEPHFKKKKVAAIRYNEDYFKYGFIKCEKPFENDRPQCVICNKILANESLKPSKLKRHLETQHAELIDKPLEYFQRNKIEVKSSTQFLSCSTTVSEKTLLSSYLVAYHVAKEKMAHTAAEKIILPACLDMVHTIFDDKSADKLKTIPSDNTISLRICTIAEHLEAMLITRLQSGTDFAIQLDESTDTGSRTALLVYVRYAWQGDFMEDFLCCLNLTSHLSGLDVFTELEKCIVGQYKLNWKICKGITSDGTANITGKXRAIXKLLEVTSAAWNHCFIHREALESREIPQKLTEVLKKVVKVLNFIKGSSLNSRLFETFCSEIGANYTHSLYHTKVRWLSQGKILSRVYELRNEIHVFLIEKKSHLXFEDDIWVTKLAYLTDIFGILNELSLKLQGENSDIFQQAGRTQGFQKTLLWQASLKSNCPSYYTFPRFLQHIEENVINENIWEEIKLEILLHLTSLCQTFNHLSPEEKFETLRQNCWVKDPFAFRNPESIVELNLVPEEENELLQLSSSHTLKNDYETLSLSAFWIKIKEDFPFISRKSVLLLLAFTTTSLCELGFSVLTQLKAKERNGLNGAADVRVALSSCVPDWNELMNRQAHLPH